The following proteins are encoded in a genomic region of Arachis ipaensis cultivar K30076 chromosome B02, Araip1.1, whole genome shotgun sequence:
- the LOC107624852 gene encoding methionine adenosyltransferase 2 subunit beta isoform X2, with product MGKKKVLVVGGTGYLGQHLLQAYYASSSSSDTNGNGVSSFDLAFTHHSTPPPKLLLHAIPGSIPFQVDLKTGVGFESISNAFGQPDVVVNCAAMSVPRACETDPDTAHAINVPSALVNWLQSFKEKSSLLIHLSTDQVYEGEKSFYKEEDIAIPVNVYGKTKVAAEQFISENYSNYAILRSSIIYGPQTVSPVPKSLPIQWMDGVLAKGEEVQFFHDEFRCPIFVKDLVNMILALTRLWMSGTKQIQLLLNTGGPDRVSRVQMAEAVAQFRGYDTSKIKSVSASSVDRGVKSPSDISMDITRLVQTLKIHPVSFKDGVRLTLEAEAKN from the exons ATGGGTAAGAAGAAGGTTCTTGTTGTGGGAGGAACTGGTTACCTTGGTCAGCATCTCTTACAAGCCTattatgcttcttcttcttcttctgataCCAATGGAAATGGAGTCTCTTCTTTCGATCTGGCATTCACTCATCACTCTACTCCTCCGccaaagcttcttcttcatgccATTCCCGGCTCCATTCCTTTCCAAGTTGATTTGAAAACTGGCGTTGGATTTGAATCCATTTCCAATGCATTTGGTCAG CCTGATGTTGTTGTTAATTGTGCTGCCATGTCAGTGCCTCGTGCTTGTGAAACTGATCCTGATACTGCACATGCTATTAACGTGCCATCAGCTCTTGTAAATTGGTTGCAAAGCTTTAAAGAGAAAAGCAGTCTTCTCATTCATCTCTCAACAGATCAAG TTTATGAAGGGGAAAAGTCCTTTTACAAGGAAGAAGACATTGCTATTCCGGTAAATGTTTATGGTAAAACTAAAGTTGCAGCTGAGCAGTTCATTTCCGAAAATTACTCGAATTATGCAATTTTGAGAAGCAGTATCATCTATGGACCACAGACAGTCTCACCTGTTCCAAAATCTCTTCCAATTCAG TGGATGGATGGTGTCCTTGCTAAAGGAGAAGAAGTGCAGTTCTTTCACGATGAATTCCGTTGTCCGATTTTTGTTAAGGATCTTGTAAATATGATTCTGGCTTTAACAAGGTTATGGATGTCAGGTA CTAAGCAAATACAATTGCTACTCAATACTGGTGGACCTGATCGGGTGTCGCGAGTTCAAATGGCCGAGGCTGTTGCACAGTTTAGAGGCTATGACACCTCAAAAATCAAATCAGTGTCTGCCTCGTCG GTTGATAGAGGTGTGAAGTCCCCATCTGACATATCAATGGATATTACTAGATTGGTTCAAACACTAAAAATTCATCCTGTTTCATTCAAGGATGGTGTCAGATTAACGCTTGAAGCTGAAGCGAAAAATTGA
- the LOC107624848 gene encoding TMV resistance protein N-like gives MAQPAEISSSSFTGEWTYDVFLSFRGQDTRHNFTGNLYHSLDQKGIHTFIDDESLRKGEEIKPSLLKAIQESRTAIVVFSENYASSTYCLDELVAILEHLKAEGRLVWPIFYDVDPSVVRHQRGSYAEALAKHEERYQDDKGKVQKWRKALLEAANLSGWHFIQGSQTEYKFITNIIRTVSEKLNHTPLHVADNPVGLGSLVLQVKSIMGISSSERVKMIGICGTGGIGKTTIARAVYNLLADQFDGLCFLADIREKAIDKHGLVQLQETLLSEILGEKDIKIGCVNKGIPLIKRRLQRKKVLLVLDDVDNLKQLKAIAGGNDWFGFGSRIIITSRDKHLLSAHGVSEFYEVKELSKRDALELFSWNAFKSNKVDPGYAKISSRVLSYAGGLPLALQVIGSNLYNRGIDEWKSALDKYERIPNKEVNEILKLSYDGLEEDEKNIFLDIACFFNKYKMSYVRGMLHAHGFHPEHGIRVLVDKSLVSIDRNDCLRMHDLIQDMGREIVRQESPSQPGKRSRLWFDEDIFQVLQNETGTDKVEVIILNSSRQKEVCWNGNAFQKMRNLRVLIVGDAYFSTGPKHLPNSLRVLDWVGYPSTSLPSGFNPTELSILSMISSCLKFDKPLKVFCSLSFMNFEDCNLLRQVPSLFGLPNLRALCLDNCTNLVKVHYSVGFLKKLILLSAQGCSKLQSFVSAINLPSLETLDLKWCTSLESFPEVLGQMENLKEVYLDHTAIKEFPFSIHRLIGLERLFLRRCKNLNQLPVSISLLPKLEVLIDYKGRGYRLYEPHKAEEALMSKVFVSPSLEVDKGYMLPFAKAYCITMIDYNVIQEYPLSGIVLPEKHVHFGSGSSVSFWFRERFPKVTILLIAEPSLYIEIMHTSVCEFRYSVVINGINQLNSSCDYIICETRKLCLTIFLGDLQRLIEEGAVKRVFSVSKDEQNHVEVSCELKYHMPYDPKHVSEGQNRSIEGTIKQSTVHGDMHDILLYLSPYCKNSFRCYYQSKALQKYMRRKEKQAQHISGQHINRRFTWKWSSPLGKTMLGDKDKI, from the exons ATGGCACAGCCTGCAGAAATATCATCATCTTCCTTCACCGGTGAGTGGACTTATGATGTTTTCCTCAGTTTTAGAGGGCAAGATACCCGCCACAATTTTACTGGTAATCTCTACCATTCTTTGGATCAAAAGGGAATACACACCTTCATCGATGATGAAAGCCTTAGAAAGGGAGAAGAAATTAAGCCATCCCTTCTCAAAGCAATTCAAGAATCTAGGACCGCCATAGTTGTTTTCTCAGAAAACTATGCGTCCTCAACTTATTGTTTGGATGAACTTGTCGCAATTCTTGAGCATTTGAAAGCAGAAGGTCGACTTGTTTGGCCTATCTTTTATGATGTGGATCCATCCGTTGTTCGACATCAGAGGGGTAGTTATGCAGAAGCTTTAGCAAAACATGAAGAAAGGTACCAAGATGACAAGGGCAAAGTGCAAAAATGGAGGAAAGCTTTGCTTGAAGCAGCTAACTTGTCTGGTTGGCATTTCATACAGGG GTCTCAAACAGAATATAAGTTTATTACAAATATCATTAGAACTGTCTCCGAAAAGCTCAATCACACTCCTTTACATGTTGCTGACAACCCAGTTGGGCTAGGATCACTGGTGCTTCAAGTGAAATCTATTATGGGAATTAGCTCTAGTGAGAGAGTTAAGATGATCGGAATTTGTGGGACTGGTGGAATAGGTAAAACAACAATTGCACGAGCTGTGTATAACCTGCTCGCTGACCAATTTGATGGTTTGTGTTTTCTTGCGGACATCAGAGAAAAGGCGATTGATAAGCATGGCCTTGTACAGCTGCAGGAAACACTACTTTCTGAAATACTTGGAGAGAAAGATATTAAGATTGGATGTGTCAATAAAGGGATTCCACTAATAAAAAGGAGGCTCCAAAGAAAGAAGGTCCTATTGGTACTTGATGATGTGGACAATCTTAAACAGTTAAAGGCAATTGCTGGAGGAAATGATTGGTTTGGCTTTGGTAGTCGAATCATTATCACATCTAGAGACAAGCATCTGTTAAGTGCTCATGGGGTGAGTGAGTTTTATGAGGTTAAAGAGTTAAGTAAAAGAGATGCACTTGAATTGTTCAGTTGGAATGCcttcaaaagcaacaaagttgATCCAGGTTATGCAAAAATTTCAAGCCGTGTCCTGTCGTATGCCGGTGGTCTTCCTTTAGCTCTGCAAGTAATTGGTTCCAACTTGTATAATAGAGGCATTGATGAATGGAAGTCTGCGCTAGATAAATATGAAAGAATTCCTAATAAAGAGGTTAATGAAATACTTAAGCTAAGTTATGATGGTCTGGAGGAAGATGAGAAGAATATTTTCCTTGACATTGCTTGTTTCTTCAACAAATACAAAATGTCCTATGTCAGAGGAATGCTACATGCACATGGTTTCCATCCAGAACATGGCATTCGAGTTTTGGTTGACAAATCTCTTGTGAGTATTGATAGAAATGATTGTCTGAGAATGCATGACTTGATTCAGGATATGGGTAGAGAAATTGTTAGACAGGAATCTCCTTCTCAGCCTGGCAAACGTAGTAGATTGTGGTTTGATGAGGATATTTTTCAAGTTTTGCAAAATGAGACG GGTACCGATAAAGTCGAAGTCATAATTTTGAACTCAAGCAGACAGAAAGAAGTGTGTTGGAATGGGAATGCATTCCAGAAGATGAGGAATCTTAGAGTTCTTATTGTTGGGGATGCATACTTTTCTACAGGTCCCAAACATCTCCCAAATAGTTTACGGGTTTTGGATTGGGTCGGATATCCATCAACATCTTTACCATCTGGTTTTAATCCTACCGAGCTCTCCATACTCAGCATGATTAGTAGCTGCCTTAAATTCGACAAACCACTCAAG GTGTTTTGTTCTTTGagttttatgaattttgaagattgtaatttgttAAGACAAGTACCCAGCCTTTTTGGACTCCCAAACTTAAGGGCATTGTGTCTTGATAATTGCACCAATTTAGTTAAAGTTCATTATTCTGTTGGATTTCTTAAGAAACTCATTTTGTTGAGTGCTCAAGGATGCTCCAAGCTCCAAAGTTTTGTAAGTGCCATTAATTTGCCATCTCTTGAGACTCTAGACCTAAAGTGGTGCACAAGTCTTGAGAGTTTTCCAGAAGTACTAGGACAAATGGAAAACCTCAAAGAGGTTTATTTGGACCACACTGCCATAAAAGAATTTCCATTTTCAATCCACCGTCTGATTGGGCTTGAACGGTTGTTCCTGAGGAGATGCAAAAATCTCAACCAACTTCCAGTCAGCATTAGTTTATTACCCAAACTTGAGGTGTTGATTGATTACAAGGGCAGAGGATATCGATTGTATGAACCACACAAAGCTGAAGAAGCCCTGATGTCAAAAGTGTTCGTATCTCCCTCTTTAGAAGTGGATAAGGGATATATGCTTCCCTTTGCCAAAGCATATTGTATAACGATGATTGACTACAATGTCATCCAAGAATATCCACTATCCGGCATTGTTTTGCCTGAAAAACACGTCCATTTTGGGAGTGGATCATCTGTTTCGTTTTGGTTTCGTGAAAGATTTCCAAAGGTCACAATCTTGCTTATTGCAGAACCTTCTTTATACATTGAAATCATGCATACTTCAGTGTGTGAGTTCAGATACTCGGTGGTCATCAATGGAATCAACCAATTAAATTCTTCATGTGATTACATCATTTGTGAGACGCGGAAATTGTGTCTGACTATTTTTCTGGGAGACCTTCAACGCCTGATTGAGGAGGGTGCTGTCAAAAGAGTGTTTTCCGTTTCCAAGGATGAACAGAATCACGTTGAGGTTTCATGCGAACTAAAATATCACATGCCATATGATCCTAAGCATGTAAGTGAAGGCCAAAACAGAAGCATAGAAGGAACAATAAAGCAAAGCACCGTTCATGGGGACATGCATGATATCCTATTATATCTATCTCCCTACTGCAAGAATAGTTTCCGCTGCTACTACCAAAGCAAAGCACTTCAAAAATAcatgagaagaaaagaaaagcagGCACAACATATAAG TGGACAACATATCAATAGAAGATTCACGTGGAAGTGGTCAAGCCCACTTGGCAAGACTATGCTAGGCGACAAAGACAAAATATGA
- the LOC107624852 gene encoding methionine adenosyltransferase 2 subunit beta isoform X1 — MGKKKVLVVGGTGYLGQHLLQAYYASSSSSDTNGNGVSSFDLAFTHHSTPPPKLLLHAIPGSIPFQVDLKTGVGFESISNAFGQPDVVVNCAAMSVPRACETDPDTAHAINVPSALVNWLQSFKEKSSLLIHLSTDQVYEGEKSFYKEEDIAIPVNVYGKTKVAAEQFISENYSNYAILRSSIIYGPQTVSPVPKSLPIQWMDGVLAKGEEVQFFHDEFRCPIFVKDLVNMILALTRLWMSGNRISKYNCYSILVDLIGCREFKWPRLLHSLEAMTPQKSNQCLPRRLIEV, encoded by the exons ATGGGTAAGAAGAAGGTTCTTGTTGTGGGAGGAACTGGTTACCTTGGTCAGCATCTCTTACAAGCCTattatgcttcttcttcttcttctgataCCAATGGAAATGGAGTCTCTTCTTTCGATCTGGCATTCACTCATCACTCTACTCCTCCGccaaagcttcttcttcatgccATTCCCGGCTCCATTCCTTTCCAAGTTGATTTGAAAACTGGCGTTGGATTTGAATCCATTTCCAATGCATTTGGTCAG CCTGATGTTGTTGTTAATTGTGCTGCCATGTCAGTGCCTCGTGCTTGTGAAACTGATCCTGATACTGCACATGCTATTAACGTGCCATCAGCTCTTGTAAATTGGTTGCAAAGCTTTAAAGAGAAAAGCAGTCTTCTCATTCATCTCTCAACAGATCAAG TTTATGAAGGGGAAAAGTCCTTTTACAAGGAAGAAGACATTGCTATTCCGGTAAATGTTTATGGTAAAACTAAAGTTGCAGCTGAGCAGTTCATTTCCGAAAATTACTCGAATTATGCAATTTTGAGAAGCAGTATCATCTATGGACCACAGACAGTCTCACCTGTTCCAAAATCTCTTCCAATTCAG TGGATGGATGGTGTCCTTGCTAAAGGAGAAGAAGTGCAGTTCTTTCACGATGAATTCCGTTGTCCGATTTTTGTTAAGGATCTTGTAAATATGATTCTGGCTTTAACAAGGTTATGGATGTCAGGTAATAGGA TAAGCAAATACAATTGCTACTCAATACTGGTGGACCTGATCGGGTGTCGCGAGTTCAAATGGCCGAGGCTGTTGCACAGTTTAGAGGCTATGACACCTCAAAAATCAAATCAGTGTCTGCCTCGTCG GTTGATAGAGGTGTGA
- the LOC107624851 gene encoding NAD(P)H-quinone oxidoreductase subunit S, chloroplastic: MSSTFVALHSSLLQSQFLGQDGLTHLYHSKTFIHTKPKAYKVCAKFDMLQIMGGRGLCNGEEGLIQELKRQVENPPSPSSSEQEQENLALANVAAEDGFEKELMGLTGGFPGGEKGLKKFIMENPPKKGDGIQSLKLSMAKKPKPPELPLLLPGMIAIVSNPNNPYYMYCGIVQRITDGKAGVLFEGGNWDRLITFRLEELERREKGPPMKNPKSCVLEPFLEKKS, translated from the coding sequence ATGTCTTCCACCTTTGTTGCTCTTCATAGTTCTCTTCTTCAATCTCAGTTTCTAGGCCAAGATGGCCTCACTCATCTCTACCATTCCAAAACCTTCATTCACACAAAACCAAAAGCATACAAAGTATGTGCCAAATTTGACATGCTGCAAATCATGGGAGGTAGAGGACTATGCAATGGAGAAGAAGGCCTTATACAAGAGCTGAAAAGACAAGTTGAGAATccaccatcaccatcatcatcagaacaagaacaagagaatTTAGCACTGGCCAATGTTGCAGCAGAAGATGGTTTTGAGAAAGAGTTGATGGGGCTAACAGGTGGCTTCCCCGGTGGCGAAAAAGGCTTGAAGAAGTTCATCATGGAGAACCCTCCTAAAAAAGGTGATGGAATCCAAAGCTTGAAACTTTCGATGGCGAAGAAGCCAAAGCCACCGGAGCTTCCTCTTCTGCTTCCGGGAATGATCGCTATTGTGAGCAATCCGAATAATCCGTATTACATGTACTGTGGCATTGTTCAAAGGATCACTGATGGAAAAGCAGGGGTTCTGTTTGAAGGAGGGAACTGGGACAGGTTAATCACATTCAGGCTTGAGGAAttggagagaagagaaaagggtcCTCCAATGAAGAATCCAAAGTCTTGTGTTCTTGAACCGTTTCTTGAGAAGAAATCATGA
- the LOC107624850 gene encoding pentatricopeptide repeat-containing protein At3g46870-like → MASRRCFTMLTRVRWTWVFLQHCTTTPNTITHHSSSLLLRVFDIAKTASCFRHYHDGRPRGPLWRGKKLIGKEALFVIQGLKRFKDDHDKLHKFIKNHVLRLLKLDLIAILTELERQEEVSLALMVFKVMQKQDWYIPDKYLYKDLIIALARAKKMDEAMEMWESMKKENHYPDSQTYTEVIRGLLKYGSPADAMNVYEDMKNSPDPPEELPFRILLKGLLPHPLLRNKVKQDFEEIFPDSSIYDPPQEIFGVR, encoded by the exons ATGGCATCTCGTCGTTGCTTCACAATGTTGACACGGGTGCGTTGGACTTGGGTATTCCTTCAACACTGTACCACAACTCCCAACACCATCACCCACCActcttcttcattgttgttgAGAGTCTTTGACATTGCCAAAACGGCGTCGTGTTTCCGACACTACCACGACGGAAGGCCCAGAGGCCCACTTTGGAGAGGAAAGAAGCTCATTGGCAAAGAGGCGCTCTTTGTCATTCAAGGTTTGAAGCGCTTCAAGGATGACCACGACAAACTTCACAAGTTCATCAAAAACCATGTCTTGAGGCTCTTGAAGCTTGACTTGATCGCTATTCTCACTGAGCTTGAGCGCCAGGAAGAAGTTTCTCTCGCCCTCatg GTTTTTAAGGTGATGCAAAAGCAAGATTGGTACATTCCAGATAAATACTTGTATAAGGACTTGATTATTGCACTGGCAAGGGCTAAAAAGATGGACGAAGCAATGGAAATGTGGGAAAGCATGAAAAAGGAGAATCACTACCCTGATTCTCAGACCTATACTGAGGTTATAAGAGGCCTCTTGAAGTATGGATCTCCTGCAGATGCGATGAATGTGTATGAGGACATGAAGAATTCTCCAGATCCAccagaagagttaccattcaggatTCTGTTGAAAGGACTCTTACCTCATCCACTTCTGAGAAACAAAGTGAAACAAGATTTTGAGGAGATTTTTCCTGATTCAAGTATATATGATCCACCACAAGAGATATTTGGTGTACGCTGA
- the LOC107624853 gene encoding transcription initiation factor TFIID subunit 7, with translation MEEQFILRVPPSIAERIERLLNEGNDASSSSEDKSLDLSFSEDGRSGTFVIGNEHFPASLLDLPCVVESYKTYDDNSLIKTADIGQMIMVRESGDAAPDVIEYRHGLTPPMRDARKRRFRREPDLNPELVSRVEKDLLKIMARGTADNLDVEAAEQDEGDENARGVRKKPAQTPAPKNDVPETHTNAGEPDRSDSDESDDSV, from the exons ATGGAGGAGCAATTCATACTTAGAGTTCCTCCTAGTATTGCGGAGCGGATAGAGCGTCTTTTAAATGAAGGCAATGATGCTTCTTCATCTTCTGAAGACAAGTCATTAGATCTGTCATTTTCCGAGGATGGTAGAAGTGGCACCTTTGTAATTGGGAATGAACATTTTCCTGCATCTCTGTTGGACCTTCCTTGTGTTGTTGAATCCTACAAAACTTATGATGATAACTCTTTGATTAAGACTGCAGATATTGGGCAG ATGATTATGGTGAGGGAATCTGGTGACGCAGCTCCTGATGTAATTGAGTACAGACATGGCCTCACCCCTCCCATGAGAGATGCCCGCAAGCGTAGATTTCGCCGAGAACCTGATCTCAAT CCTGAGCTTGTCTCCCGTGTTGAGAAAGATCTTCTCAAAATTATGGCAAGAGGAACAGCTGACAATCTTG ATGTGGAAGCAGCTGAGCAAGATGAAGGGGATGAGAATGCTCGAGGTGTCAGGAAAAAACCTGCACAAACACCTGCACCTAAAAATGATGTTCCGGAAACACACACAAATGCTGGAGAGCCTGACAGGAGTGACTCTGATGAATCTGATGATTCAGTTTGA